AGCGTGTAAATGGCAAGCGGCAGAGCGAAAGCGATATACGGCAGGATCAAACCCGGCCAGGTGTCGAACAGGCCGACAGCGCGCTCGATGTTGAACAGCGGCGTCACCAACGAAATTGCCGGGAACATGGTGATCAACAGGGTGGCGCCGATCAGCGCCCGCTTGCCCGGAAACTGCAGCCGGGCCACGGCATAGGCGGCCATCGCACCGAGCCCCACCGCAATCACGGTGGTGATCAACCCGATTCCGATGGAGTTGATCAGCGCCGAGCTGAAGAACTCGCCCCGGAATACGCCGCGATAGTTGTCCAGGGTCACCGACGCCGGAATTAGCTTGCCGTCCTTGACCGTTGACGTCGGTTTGAGTGACAAGCTGAAAATCCACAGCACCGGAAGCAGCGCGTACACCACGACCAAGGTGTCGACGACGGCCCAAAACACCGCGCGGCGGGCGCTCAATGACTCAGCGGCCATGCGTGTCACTCCCTGGAGCTGCAGCGCCGAAAAGCTTGATGAAAACAAGCGCGATGATCCCCACGCAACAGAAGATCAACACGCTGATCGCCGAGCCGAGACCGACGTTGAACCCCTTGAAGAGGTTGTCATAGCCCAGGATTGACACCGACTCGGTGTTGTTCTCGCCGGCGGTCAGCACATAGATGTTGTCGAAAATGCGGAAGGCATCCAGCGTCCGAAACAGCAGCGCCACCACCACCGCGGGCTTGATGATCGGCAGGATGACCTTGCTCAACCGTCGCCAGGCGCCGGCTCCGTCGACTTGCGCGGCCTTCACCAGATCCTCGGGCACCAGCGCCAGCCCGGCCAGCAGCAGCAGCGACATGAACGGCGTCGTCTTCCACACCTCGGCAATCACCACGACGCCCAGCGACGGGACCTGTTGGGTCAGTGGCGCACTACCGTGTGGCAGCAGGTTGGCCAGGTATCCGGTGCCCGGGGTCCAGGCGTAGTACCAGCTGTACGACGCGACCACCGTGACGATGCCGTACGGGATCAGCACCGCGGTGCGCACCACCCCGCGGCCGATCATGGTGCGGTGCATCACCAGCGCCAGCGCCAGGCCCAGCACGAACTCGAGCGTCACCGACACCACCGTGATCGCCAGCGTCACCGTCAGCGCCGTCCACCAATACCGGTCGGTCAGAATGGTTCGGTAGTTCTCCAATCCGATGAACGCCGTCTCGTTGGGGGTAGCCAGGTTGTTGCGCTGCAGGCTGAGCCACACCGCGTAACCGATCGGATAGGCCGTCACCACCAGCATCAACAGCGCCGCCGGTGCCACCAGGGTGAACGCCAGTCGCTGTTCGGCCCGGCGGTTCCCCGAGCGCACCATACCGGCCGTCACGGCAGCAGGCCCGTGCCGTCGACGGCCTTCTGCACCTGCACGGTGATCTCATCGGCGGTGCGTTCCGGGTCGATCTTGGTGACCGGACTCAGTGCCGCCGCCAGCCGCAGCGACACCGCCTGGTAGGCCGGCGTCGCCGGGCGCACGGCCGCGTCGGTGAGCTGCTGACGGATAATCTCGTACATCGGATACTTCGCCTGAAACTGCGGGTCGGAGTACAGCGACGACCGTACCGCGGGAAGACCGCCCTGGATCGAGACGTACTTCTGGTTCTGCAGGTTACGCAGGCATCGGACCGCTTCGAACGCCTCGGCCTTATGGCGGGTCGTGCTGGCCACGGCCAGGTTCAGCCCGCCGATCGTCACCTTGGCCGGCTGGCCCGGCAGGACGCCGGGATAGGGCGCGAAGCCGAGCACCTGCTGGCTGGCCTGAT
The nucleotide sequence above comes from Mycobacterium pseudokansasii. Encoded proteins:
- a CDS encoding carbohydrate ABC transporter permease; protein product: MSARRAVFWAVVDTLVVVYALLPVLWIFSLSLKPTSTVKDGKLIPASVTLDNYRGVFRGEFFSSALINSIGIGLITTVIAVGLGAMAAYAVARLQFPGKRALIGATLLITMFPAISLVTPLFNIERAVGLFDTWPGLILPYIAFALPLAIYTLSAFFREVPWDLEKAAKIDGATPGQAFRKVIAPLAAPGLVTAAILVFIFAWNDLLLALSLTATQAAITAPVAIANFTGSSQFEEPTGSIAAGAMVITVPIIVFVLVFQRRIVAGLTSGAVKG
- a CDS encoding carbohydrate ABC transporter permease → MVRSGNRRAEQRLAFTLVAPAALLMLVVTAYPIGYAVWLSLQRNNLATPNETAFIGLENYRTILTDRYWWTALTVTLAITVVSVTLEFVLGLALALVMHRTMIGRGVVRTAVLIPYGIVTVVASYSWYYAWTPGTGYLANLLPHGSAPLTQQVPSLGVVVIAEVWKTTPFMSLLLLAGLALVPEDLVKAAQVDGAGAWRRLSKVILPIIKPAVVVALLFRTLDAFRIFDNIYVLTAGENNTESVSILGYDNLFKGFNVGLGSAISVLIFCCVGIIALVFIKLFGAAAPGSDTHGR